One Deinococcus aerolatus genomic window carries:
- the csm5 gene encoding type III-A CRISPR-associated RAMP protein Csm5 has product MNRNLLTFDVRIRPLSPVHIGVGNEVVGRGAYHLYTSERNHALALVQPRKLAGRLLDHYGDQGQITATVKRLMEQDEYPPVIARDIESGALALRRMGVHPGALPLLKATDRNGGLKVITAQANGLPYLPGSTVKGALRTMWLDWQTQQDGAYPRFVQDVQKANLRGRDRADDPLMDRKQIAEDLSGASGRMQPQNRDLFRAVQVSDLVPDRTQDLTRVYAVLSMSYQAGSHARPSNGGKAGAQAWECLNPDAGTTYTGTVTVDLDLLGRMQVRDPDARNLARGLGRAEDWTDALAGYGARVYGTEEQHYNRLADLERQGQEGVQLWGEGGLVLDWVLAEAQEQAEERLFPLGMGTGLMAHSVLGALAPESSGLAFLGDEQGQDDTLLKGVLDTGLRRQNNAYAEPDFPSPKSRRVTGSFNTRVVREMRAERPLGWTELTLARRGG; this is encoded by the coding sequence ATGAACCGCAATCTCCTGACCTTCGACGTCCGGATCCGGCCGCTGTCGCCGGTTCACATCGGGGTGGGCAACGAGGTCGTGGGCCGCGGCGCCTACCACCTGTACACAAGTGAGCGCAACCACGCTCTGGCCCTGGTGCAGCCGCGCAAGCTTGCCGGGCGCCTGCTGGACCATTACGGCGATCAGGGCCAGATCACCGCGACGGTGAAGCGGCTCATGGAGCAGGACGAATACCCGCCGGTCATCGCGCGGGACATCGAGTCCGGCGCCCTGGCCCTGCGCCGCATGGGGGTTCACCCCGGCGCGCTGCCGCTGCTGAAGGCCACCGACCGCAACGGCGGGCTGAAGGTCATCACCGCGCAGGCCAATGGGCTGCCGTACCTGCCCGGCAGCACCGTCAAGGGGGCCCTGCGGACCATGTGGCTGGACTGGCAGACCCAGCAGGACGGGGCGTACCCCCGGTTCGTGCAGGACGTGCAGAAGGCCAACCTGCGGGGCCGGGACCGTGCCGACGACCCCCTGATGGACCGCAAGCAGATCGCCGAGGACCTGAGCGGCGCGTCCGGACGGATGCAGCCGCAGAACCGTGACCTGTTCCGTGCGGTGCAGGTCAGCGACCTGGTGCCCGACCGCACACAGGACCTGACGCGTGTGTACGCCGTGCTGTCCATGTCGTATCAGGCGGGCTCTCACGCCCGGCCCAGCAACGGGGGCAAGGCCGGCGCGCAGGCCTGGGAGTGTCTGAATCCGGACGCCGGAACCACCTATACCGGAACCGTGACGGTGGACCTCGACCTGCTGGGCCGCATGCAGGTCCGTGACCCGGACGCCCGGAATCTGGCCCGGGGCCTGGGCCGCGCGGAGGACTGGACCGACGCGCTGGCCGGGTACGGCGCCCGCGTGTACGGCACCGAGGAGCAGCACTACAACAGGCTGGCCGATCTGGAGCGGCAGGGCCAGGAGGGCGTGCAACTGTGGGGCGAGGGCGGCCTGGTGCTGGACTGGGTGCTGGCCGAGGCGCAGGAGCAGGCCGAGGAGCGGCTGTTCCCCCTGGGAATGGGCACCGGGCTGATGGCCCACAGTGTGCTGGGTGCCCTGGCGCCGGAATCCAGCGGTCTTGCCTTCCTGGGCGACGAGCAGGGCCAGGACGATACCCTGCTCAAGGGCGTGCTGGACACCGGCCTGCGCCGGCAGAACAACGCCTACGCGGAGCCGGACTTCCCTTCCCCCAAGTCCCGCCGGGTCACGGGCAGCTTCAACACCCGCGTGGTGCGTGAGATGCGCGCCGAGCGTCCCCTGGGCTGGACGGAACTCACGCTGGCCCGGCGGGGAGGGTAG
- the csm4 gene encoding type III-A CRISPR-associated RAMP protein Csm4: MGRHDLVVLTFTQPLRGRDLRAGYLPSDLLWGALFSADVLLQGGPLPLDNPYRVSSASPYAGGEWLLPRPRAADAPDDSGAESPSSDRKAVRKLEFVNLADFLTLAGGQRLGPEQLRQAEARQRRALLPVTAQDLPLTVTEAQVNRSLRGTRYDGRADALARERYAAPLAALSPAERLHLGREARGQGAGGSMERQRNAQDRVTQATETFMTATLAQPRLAFLLETTSDTQRARLLAALRLLADTGLGGLRTHGSGQFTLDLQPVPAGVADRLTAGGRHVLLGLTHPTREEAQLIDSSEQARYGLRRRDGFLDGTTLERQDVWMLTEGSLMPGPLGGQVVDVAPPDFAHPVWRSGLSVSLSIEQPGSAA; encoded by the coding sequence GTGGGGCGTCACGATCTGGTGGTCCTGACCTTCACTCAGCCGCTGCGCGGGCGGGACCTGCGCGCTGGCTACCTGCCCAGCGACCTGCTGTGGGGCGCGCTGTTCAGCGCCGACGTCCTGCTGCAGGGTGGGCCCCTGCCGCTGGACAATCCGTACCGGGTCAGCAGCGCCTCGCCGTACGCGGGTGGGGAGTGGCTGCTGCCCCGCCCACGCGCGGCCGACGCGCCGGACGATAGTGGCGCGGAAAGCCCGTCCAGTGACCGCAAGGCGGTCAGGAAACTGGAGTTCGTCAACCTGGCTGACTTCCTGACCCTGGCGGGCGGACAGCGCCTTGGCCCGGAGCAGTTGCGCCAGGCGGAAGCCCGGCAACGCCGCGCCCTGCTGCCAGTCACCGCGCAGGACCTGCCGCTGACGGTCACAGAGGCGCAGGTTAACCGGAGCCTGCGCGGCACCAGGTACGACGGCAGGGCCGACGCCCTGGCGCGGGAGCGCTACGCCGCCCCGCTGGCGGCCCTCTCGCCGGCCGAGCGGCTGCACCTGGGCCGCGAGGCGCGGGGGCAGGGCGCAGGCGGCAGCATGGAGCGGCAGCGCAACGCGCAGGACCGCGTCACGCAGGCCACCGAGACCTTCATGACCGCCACACTGGCGCAGCCGCGACTGGCGTTCCTGCTGGAGACCACGTCTGACACGCAGCGGGCGCGGCTGCTGGCGGCGCTGCGCCTGCTGGCCGACACCGGTCTGGGCGGGCTGCGCACCCACGGCAGCGGTCAGTTCACGCTGGACCTGCAGCCTGTGCCCGCCGGCGTGGCCGACCGGCTGACCGCCGGTGGCCGCCACGTCCTGCTGGGGCTGACGCATCCCACCCGGGAAGAAGCGCAGCTGATCGACAGCAGCGAACAAGCACGCTACGGCCTGCGCCGCCGCGACGGCTTCCTGGACGGCACCACGCTGGAGCGGCAGGACGTGTGGATGCTCACCGAGGGAAGCCTGATGCCCGGCCCCCTTGGCGGCCAGGTGGTGGACGTCGCCCCGCCCGACTTCGCGCATCCGGTGTGGCGCAGCGGCCTGAGCGTCAGCCTGAGCATCGAGCAGCCGGGGAGCGCCGCATGA
- the csm3 gene encoding type III-A CRISPR-associated RAMP protein Csm3 has protein sequence MERQFHGKIIIELPFKLLTGTHIGNANDGFAIGGIDKVVIRDAVTRLPIVPGSSLKGKLRSIVEALEGMEKGQPLEQGKWYNRGHSNLYRHEADTREDALKNAVDRTFGTTGKGSSDTNHPARLAVGDAQVTRETAEVLSELEGDFPFTEIKSENFLDRITSAANPRSLERVPAGSVFVSRVTYTVENLDHVKDDLKFLLAALRWLEDDYIGGNGSRGYGRLKFGRAEQLPLDTISSLPIRVTVKPRRAYLEDTEPPAQDFDSVQALREALSGTLLQPLQGR, from the coding sequence ATGGAACGTCAATTTCACGGAAAGATCATCATCGAGCTGCCGTTCAAGCTGCTGACCGGAACGCACATCGGCAACGCCAACGACGGCTTTGCCATAGGCGGGATCGACAAGGTCGTGATCCGCGACGCCGTGACGCGCCTGCCCATCGTGCCGGGCAGCAGCCTGAAGGGCAAGCTGCGCTCCATCGTCGAAGCCCTGGAGGGCATGGAAAAGGGCCAGCCGCTGGAGCAGGGCAAGTGGTACAACCGCGGTCACAGCAACCTGTACCGCCATGAGGCCGACACCCGCGAGGATGCGCTGAAGAACGCCGTGGACCGCACCTTCGGCACAACCGGCAAGGGCAGCTCGGACACCAACCACCCGGCCAGGCTGGCGGTCGGCGACGCGCAGGTGACGCGGGAAACGGCCGAGGTGCTCTCGGAACTCGAGGGGGACTTTCCGTTCACGGAAATCAAGAGCGAGAACTTCCTGGACCGCATCACCAGCGCCGCGAACCCCCGCAGCCTGGAGCGCGTGCCCGCCGGTAGCGTGTTCGTCAGCCGCGTAACCTACACGGTCGAGAACCTGGACCACGTGAAAGACGACCTGAAGTTCCTGCTGGCCGCCCTGCGGTGGCTGGAAGACGACTACATCGGCGGCAACGGCAGCCGCGGCTACGGCCGCCTGAAGTTCGGGCGGGCGGAGCAGCTGCCGCTGGACACCATCAGCAGCCTGCCGATCCGCGTGACGGTCAAACCGCGCCGCGCCTACCTGGAAGACACCGAGCCGCCCGCGCAGGACTTCGATTCGGTGCAGGCCCTGCGCGAGGCGCTGAGCGGCACGCTGCTGCAGCCGCTGCAGGGGCGCTGA
- the csm2 gene encoding type III-A CRISPR-associated protein Csm2: MSWTQTFKTARGDAATLSDIQDFNALVSLADQVGRELQGGGVSSRQIRVLLSETTAGVSRIRRGRTLGIDAASPDRAQQDRAAQREAALLNISLVYNAGRAKSGEAYIRQLTDLMGDVTGHVKTFEDFKVLRKFSEAVMAYFKFHGGK, from the coding sequence ATGAGCTGGACACAGACATTCAAGACCGCACGCGGCGACGCCGCCACCCTCAGTGACATTCAGGATTTCAACGCGCTGGTCTCGCTGGCCGATCAGGTCGGCCGGGAGCTGCAGGGCGGCGGCGTGAGCAGCCGGCAGATCCGCGTGCTGCTGTCCGAGACCACCGCCGGGGTCAGCCGCATCCGGCGGGGCCGCACGCTGGGCATCGACGCGGCCTCCCCGGACCGGGCGCAGCAGGACCGCGCCGCGCAGCGCGAGGCGGCGCTGCTGAACATCAGCCTGGTATACAACGCCGGGCGGGCCAAGAGCGGCGAGGCGTACATCCGCCAGTTGACGGACCTGATGGGGGACGTCACGGGCCACGTGAAGACCTTCGAGGATTTCAAGGTGCTGCGCAAGTTCAGCGAGGCGGTCATGGCGTACTTCAAATTCCACGGGGGCAAATGA